From the Myripristis murdjan chromosome 14, fMyrMur1.1, whole genome shotgun sequence genome, one window contains:
- the trim47 gene encoding E3 ubiquitin-protein ligase TRIM47, whose product MATAGAGEDLRKELTCAICLDFFKDPVILKCGHNFCRFCICMHWDENGGEYNGYQCPQCRTVFNKKSFTKNYLVQNLVAKLDDLECLGSRPAPSKPVKVDGKCEHHGEELKLYCQTDSRPICVVCRESRAHRHHEVAPVPEVVNDMKMELKLRLMELNWRKSQCMKVITADERTKNEVRMKKQSLKEKIEGDVGAMVQFLLDERDSLLESLDAEEVATMAVIDDNLKIVETEAAAVDKAIADIHNHISGKTSFESLAETYNESVHCKPFTSLEPVNCPSDWTDFSGPFQLIMWKKMMHVLHTMPQNLTLDPDTAHPNLVITDFDTKVEEGRVRSHEPDLPGRFTRFCGVLATAQYASGQHYWEVDVKDKGVWYLGVTTEYSNRKGFVSLTPSAGYWSLCLQDRLYANGEDGRIPVADYWNSPRVGVYLDYDNGRLSFYDAVTMKKLYMFDTCFVEPVYPFFSPGKNDPGSRLQICHYY is encoded by the exons ATGGCTACCGCGGGAGCTGGAGAAGACCTGAGGAAAGAGCTGACATGTGCAATCTGTTTAGACTTCTTCAAAGATCCCGTCATACTGAAATGCGGACACAATTTCTGCCGGTTCTGCATCTGCATGCACTGGGATGAAAATGGCGGAGAGTACAACGGTTACCAGTGCCCTCAGTGCCGAACG GTGTTCAATAAGAAAAGTTTCACCAAGAACTACCTGGTGCAAAACCTGGTGGCCAAACTGGACGACCTGGAGTGTTTGGGGTCGCGTCCGGCTCCGTCTAAGCCTGTTAAAGTAGATGGCAAATGTGAACATCACGGAGAGGAGCTGAAGCTGTACTGCCAGACGGATAGCAGGCCTATTTGTGTGGTCTGCAGGGAATCCAGAGCACACAG ACACCATGAGGTAGCACCAGTGCCAGAGGTTGTAAATGACATGAAG ATGGAGCTGAAACTACGGCTGATGGAGCTCAACTGGCGAAAGTCTCAATGTATGAAGGTGATAACAGCGGATGAGCGGACCAAAAATGAAGTTAGG ATGAAGAAGCAGAGCCTGAAGGAGAAAATTGAGGGGGATGTTGGTGCCATGGTCCAGTTCTTGCTTGATGAGAGAGACTCCCTGCTGGAGAGCCTGGATGCTGAGGAAGTGGCCACCATGGCCGTCATAGACGACAACCTGAAGATTGTggagacagaggcagcagctgtggACAAAGCTATAGCTGATATCCACAATCACATCAGTGGGAAAACTAGCTTTGAG AGTCTTGCTGAGACTTACAACGA aTCCGTCCACTGCAAGCCTTTCACATCTCTCGAGCCAGTTAATTGTCCATCTGACTGGACAGACTTCTCAGGGCCCTTCCAGCTTATCATGTGGAAGAAGATGATGCATGTGCTGCATACCA TGCCTCAGAACCTCACCTTGGACCCGGACACCGCCCACCCAAACCTGGTAATCACAGACTTTGACACTAAAGTGGAGGAGGGCCGTGTGCGTAGCCACGAGCCAGACCTGCCAGGCCGTTTCACCCGGTTCTGCGGTGTCCTGGCCACCGCCCAGTACGCCAGCGGCCAGCACTACTGGGAGGTCGATGTGAAGGATAAAGGGGTGTGGTACCTGGGAGTCACCACAGAGTACAGCAACAGGAAGGGCTTCGTCAGCCTCACTCCCTCTGCGGGATACTGGAGCCTGTGTCTGCAGGACCGGCTCTATGCCAACGGGGAGGACGGGCGCATCCCTGTCGCTGACTACTGGAACTCGCCCCGGGTCGGGGTTTACCTTGACTATGACAACGGACGTCTCAGTTTCTATGATGCCGTCACCATGAAGAAGCTGTACATGTTTGACACCTGCTTTGTTGAGCCTGTCTATCCTTTCTTTAGCCCAGGGAAGAACGACCCAGGGAGCAGGCTGCAGATATGCCACTATTATTGA